The DNA sequence TGCCCGGACTGGCGCGAGCGTCAGGTATGGGCTTGCGGGCCGGCCGGCATGCTGGCGGCCGCGGAGGAACGGTGGCGGGCCGCGGGGCTCGAGGACCACCTGCACCTGGAACGGTTCGCGGTGGACCGCACGGGGCAGGACGGCGACGGTGGCACCGTGACCTTCGCCCGGTCCGGAAGGAGCCTGGAGATCGACGGCGCGACAACGCTGCTCGAAGCCGGGGAGAAGTCAGGCGTCCAGATGCCGTTCGGCTGCCGGATGGGCATCTGCCAGACCTGCGTGGTGCCGCTCGAGGCCGGTGCCGTGAGAGATCTACGCAACGGTAAGGTCCATGAGGAAGGGAGCCGGATCCAGACGTGCATCAGCACCGCGGCCGGTGACTGCACGCTCGACCTCTGACCGGGCCGTACTGCCCGGGGGGCGGGGGAGACGGCCCGGCGGAACGGCCCGGGACCGGGGCCGCACACGGGCCGTCGGAGCGGGTGTTGCAGACCTGGGAGGCGGATCGTTCCCGGTACGGGGCGGGAGGTACCGGGGGCGAACCGCCCGTCAACGAGAATTGCAGGTGACAAGCATGGCGATCACAGACGTCGGCGTCTACGCCCATCTCACGGCCGACGACATCGAGAGCCTGCGCATCGAGCTGGACGGGATCCGTGACGACGTCGAACGTGCGCGCGGCGTCCGGGACGCCCGCTACGTGCGGCGCACCATCGTGGGTCAGCGGGTGCTCGAAGTCGCCGCGCGGGCGGCGATCGTCGGCGCACGGACTCGGCCCGGGCTGTATCTGGGCGTGCTGGGGCTCGGCGTGGCCAAGAGCATCGAGAACATGGAGCTGGGCCACAACGTCAGCCACGGCCAGTGGGACTGGATGAACGAGCCGGAGATCCACTCCACCACCTGGGAGTGGGACATGGCCTGCGTCTCCGCCCAGTGGAAGCACTACCACAACTATCTGCACCACAAGTACACCAACGTGCTGGGCATGGACGACGATATCGGCTTCGGCATCATGCGCGTGTCCCGCGACCAGCCCTGGCGCCCCATCTACCTGATCCAGCCTGTGCAGAACTTCCTGCTCGCGCTCGGCTTCGAGTGGGGCATCGGCCTGCACGACATCAAGCTCGGCAAGCTCCGCGGCACCGAGGAGGAACGCGCGCACACCCGGTCACAGCTCCGCGCCTTCGGCCGCAAGATCCGCCGCCAGGTGGTCAAGGACTACGTTCTGCTGCCGGCGCTGAGCGGCTCGCGCTGGCGCAGCACCCTCGCGGCGAACGCCTCCGCGAACGTGCTGCGCAATCTGTGGGCCTACCTGGTCATCTTCTGCGGGCACTTTCCCGACGGCGCAGAGAAGTTCCATCCCGACGACATCGCCGACGAGACGCGCGGCGAGTGGTATCTGCGGCAGATGCTCGGCACCGCGAACTTCGATGCGGGCCCGGCGCTGGCGTTCATGTCCGGCAACCTGTGCTACCAGATCGAGCACCACCTGTACCCCGACCTGCCCAGCAACCGCTACGCGGAGATCGCCGAGCGGGTGCGCGCCGTCTGCGACAAGTACGACCTGCCCTACACGACCGGTCCACTGGCCAAGCAGTACCTGCTGACCCTGCGGACCATCGTCAAGCTCTCGCTGCCGGACCGGTATCTGCGCGACACCGCGGACGACGCCCCGGAGACGGGGTCGGAGCGGCGATTCACCGCGCCCACGGTCTCCACCATCAGCCCGCTGACGGGGCGCCGCAGGGGACTGCGCACCGCACTGCGGGACCTGCGCTCGGCGCGGCGCCGGACGGGCCGCGCCGCCGCGGGCGGGGGCACCGCGCCGGCGGCCGCGGGCGGCGCGGTGGATCCGGCGTACGCGCGCACCGCATGAGCGCGTCCGTACGCACCGTCGCGCCGGCGGGAGTCGAGATCGCCTACCGCCACACCCGGTCCGGGGCGTCTCCGGGCGCGGATCCGGTGCTGTTCATCCACGGGATGGGTGGCGACGGCCGGACGTGGGACGCGGCCGCCCGCGCCGTCCGGGCCTCCGGGCGCGACGTGCTCACGGTGGACCTGCGCGGCCACGGGCGCAGCGCGCGGGCGTCGTCGTACCGGTTCGACGACATCGCGCAGGACGTCATCGGGGTGTGCGACCACCTGGGGCTCCGGCGC is a window from the Tomitella gaofuii genome containing:
- a CDS encoding fatty acid desaturase family protein, whose translation is MAITDVGVYAHLTADDIESLRIELDGIRDDVERARGVRDARYVRRTIVGQRVLEVAARAAIVGARTRPGLYLGVLGLGVAKSIENMELGHNVSHGQWDWMNEPEIHSTTWEWDMACVSAQWKHYHNYLHHKYTNVLGMDDDIGFGIMRVSRDQPWRPIYLIQPVQNFLLALGFEWGIGLHDIKLGKLRGTEEERAHTRSQLRAFGRKIRRQVVKDYVLLPALSGSRWRSTLAANASANVLRNLWAYLVIFCGHFPDGAEKFHPDDIADETRGEWYLRQMLGTANFDAGPALAFMSGNLCYQIEHHLYPDLPSNRYAEIAERVRAVCDKYDLPYTTGPLAKQYLLTLRTIVKLSLPDRYLRDTADDAPETGSERRFTAPTVSTISPLTGRRRGLRTALRDLRSARRRTGRAAAGGGTAPAAAGGAVDPAYARTA